Below is a genomic region from Flammeovirgaceae bacterium SG7u.111.
ATATACCGTTCCGCTCATGGCTTCTTGGTACTCGGAAGGCAGCACGATATCGAAACTGAGTTCGGGGTCTAGTAATTCACCATTGAAGCGCAAATAGACTTTGAAAGGCAAAATCCGGTTGTACTTTTTAGATTCTTCGGGCGAGATATACATCATGCTGGACACCAATCCCAAGGGGTAAGCCTTTGTATTATACACAGCGTTTATATCCGCTTTAGCTTTCAAAACATCACCAGACCACGACATTTTACTCCCTTTTTCAATTACAAAATCTCGGTTCACCAACTTGTAAAAGGTCATGCTGTATTGTCCTTCTTCTATTTCGTAAATACCTGAAAGGGTGGAGTTTCCCGTTGGTTCCAAAGAGTAGACCAGTTCCCCTCCGCCTTTTAGGTCAAGGTGGTCGCCCGCTATTGGATCAATAATTACTGAGACAAAGGTATTTCTGTCAATCGAGATGTTTGCGGTAAGATCAATACCAAAAAAATCTACCTTATCTGTTTTTGCAGAGTCAGTAAATATAAGTCTTGCAGTTGAGTCAGCACTCATATCTACAAACTCGATCATTTCTTGGTTAACCGCAAAGCTCTCCTCATCTTCTTGGTAAGTGTAATAGAGCTCCGTTCCTTTTTGGAGTTGCAAAACGGTGTTCACGGCAAGGCTATGAAGTGGGCCGCGAAGGAGCGTTTTGTTTCCTATAAAAAGTTTCCCGTGGAAATTGTCCTGCGTAGTTTCCTCATTGGTGTTCATTACCATGAATTTGCTAGATTCTATGTCAAGCTTAGTCTGATAAAAGCCATCGTTATCTACATACAAATCTCCTTTTAGCTTGAGAGGCTCTTTGTTTGAATCTAGAATTGTAAAGTTGTTGAACGATATTTTTTTGTTCGAAAAATCAATATGACTACTAGGGATTTGGAAGCTACTATTAAACCTCTCAAGTGTTAACTTGTTCTCTTTAAAATTAATATTTCCAGCAAAAAGAGGGTTTTCGGCATTTCCTGAAAGTTGTAGGCCTCCTTCCACCCAGCCGTCCATATTTGTTACCCGGTCGAGTAAAAATGGCTCGATAGTTTTCAAGCTCAACCGATTCACTTTTGCTGTAAAATTAAGCGTTTCACCGTCGGTTTCTTCCAAAAGGTAACTGCCCTTTAGTGAAACATCGTTTTGGTGATGCCCAAATAATTCGGCATCCAGCTCTAGTTTTTCGGTTGAAACCTGGGCGTTGGCAATCAGGTTCGCTACTTCGTTCCCTCTAAAACCAAGGTCATTTATAGCTAACTTTATTTTCTGGGTTTCTGCTTTCTCGTCTAGTTCAAAGCTAGCATCTACTATCCCCGAGAATAAAGGCTTGTCCTTTTCGAACAGGACGGAAAAATCACGTAAGTCTAGTTCTTTTAGTTGGGCTTGAAGCCAGCCTGCTTTTCCAAGCGAATCATTGTCGGTTAGTCCAAAGGAGCTGATACCATTACCTATTTTGAAATTATGAGTATAGTAAATAGAATCAGCTATAAGTAAATAGTTATCAGGGGCAACTCGCCAAGTTGAGCCATTTATTACCACCTCTTTTTCTTGTAAGTGAAATTTTAAATTGTTTGAGGGCTCAGTTGTGACAAAACCACTTAGTTTAAAACTAGGGTCTTCTTCTTGGTCGTCTATCGTAAGGTTTACAAATAAACTATCATTGGCAAGTACGCCAAAAAATGCAGGGTTGTTCAGTTCGATTACCTCTGAGGTAGCCCTCTTTAGACCTGTATGAAATTGGAGCTTTTTTGCATCTGAAACAATATCCAAAGAGATGGTATCAAGGGAAATGTCAGAATACACCAATTTGGGTATGAAAAGGCTAGCCTCGATTTTATTCTTTTTGTTATCAAATTTTCCCTTAAAAATAGAAGGTTCTATTTCATCTATTTCGCTAACAAAAAAGTTGCTGAGTAGGGTAGGGTCTTCCAATACGAATTCGTATTCAAAGCGGGTGTCTTGTAAGGTGCTGTCAAGCTCGGTTGAATCGCCAAAATAGTACTTGAGTTGGTTGATAGCGCTTCTGGCAATATTCCCTATATTAATATTCCCATTGAGGTTTGCATGGGCAAAATCAGCATAAAATTGGATATCGGTGGTATCTATCTGCTGGGTGGCATACATCACCATACTATCTATGAAATAGCGGTGTTGCCTATTGGCAAATTCTAGGTTTTCTGCCTTAAATACTCCACCTATATTGTACAACTCGCTTCCTTGTAAGTCAGCCGAAAAATCTCCGGTGAACTTTAAGGGGGATTGAAAAAGCTTCAAAGCTAGGAAATCGACATACTTGAGGTCAAAATCGAAATCATAAATACCGTTAAGCGTATCACGTCTGTCTACTTCTCCATCAAACACGAAGTCTAAGTTGGGATCGTGCAGCTCTATTTTCCCCAGAAAGCGGTAAGGCTCAAAGCTTCCCTCAAGTTTCAGGTCTTTATAAAGGTAGTTTTTGTAAGTAGCTTCTTGTACCAATAAATCCCCATAGGCATTGAATACATCAAGTGTATCTTCCCACAAATCGAGCGATCCTTTCATGGAAACTAAACCCAAGTCTTCGTTTTGAGCTAAATACCCTGCGTCTAAATCTACAATAGCAAAATCACCTTCATGCCATCTTTTTCCTGTATTGAGGCTGTCAAATACCCGTAGGTTTCCCTTTATCAGTCCCACGTCAGATATCAGCTCGAAATCTGTGAGGAAATCATTTATTTCACCTGTAAAGCCACCGTGTAGGTTGAACCTGTTTGGGATGGGCTGCCCTTCGGGAAGCAGGGAATCGGGAATGACTTGAAGTAGGTCGGAGATGGTCGTTTTAAGCCCGCCAATGGCAATGTCAAATGTTGTTTTCTCTATAGTCGGCAAGCCCTTAACGCTTCCCTTCATAGAAAGGAGGGTGCTGTCAAAGGCGGAAATGTGGAGGGTGTCGAAGGTAAAGCCAGATAGGAAACCATTTGCTTTTATGTCTACGCTAATTTTACCCAAATCACTCAACTCCATAGGAAGTTTGGGTAGGAAATGCTGGAAGTACGAGATGTCTTTTGCCCCAAGGTAGTTCTCATCCAAATCGAATAAGAAATGTAGTTTTTCGGGCGAAGAGGCTATTTCATCAAGCGAAGGATAGCTAAGTTGTATTTGCCTGCCAAACTTACTATTGGGTGTGATGAGTTCAAAGTCGTTGATGTAAATAGCGGTATCTACCATTTGAACATCGCCCTTGAATGTAGAAAGTCTTAAACCTGATTTCTCTTTCCCGCTCAGGTTAAGAACTTTTCCATACATGTTGCTTGCACTGTAGTAAATGTCTTCTGCTTCTAAAGCAATTTCCCTGATGGACATGTGGGAAAGATCAAATCCACTAGGCAAAGTAGGGTGGTTTTGATCTTTCATACCGAAGGAAATGTCTTCCGTGCTGGTAGTATTGATGGCAACGGTCCAGCCTGCGGAGGTATCAGGCTCTTCTTGTTTTTCGTTTGGTAAATCTGTTGCAATGCTGGTTTGCGTGGTAGCTTTTTTACCAAATACAACCTCTGAACCTGTTCGGGTCAAGTTTACTTCATTCAGCTCTATTTGTTGTTTAGCCATGTTGAAAGTACCTTCGTCCACCTCCATTTCTCCTACGGAAGAAAGTACATCGAGGGCGAGTTCTTTCAAGTGAACTTTATAGGCTATATCTTTCATAGAAAGGTTCTCGGCTTCTACTATTAGTTCAAATGTACTGGCAGAGGTATCGGCTTCTATTTCTGCAAGTTCAGCAGAAAGGCTATCCGTGGGCATGAGCGTGAAAAACCCTTGGGTGTTCGCTAAGCTAAATGCATCAATCTTGATGTACATCGGACTGAAATCAAACTTGGGGATGGATAGGTCAAGCTGCCCAACATCGATGCCTGTTTCAAAAGCAGCGACTTCATCGAGGTAATGATACCTGATGTTTTTAAGACTTATCTGGCTGGCTTGTAGGTGCCAAGGCTCGGGAGGAGAGCTGTTTTCTGTTTCTACAGGTTTTGCTTCTCCACTAGCAAAAGCATCTAGAATGAAGTTGAAATTGAAAAGGCTGTCAACCTTGTTCCGGTTCATCTTTATCGTAGCATCGTAAAGCCACAAATGCTCTATCTGAATGGAGTTGTTGAGTAGCGATCGGGCATCAACTTTTGTTTCTAAAAGTGAAACTTGCAATAAGGTATCACCAGCAGTATCTTCAATATAAAGCCCTTCAAGTTCCAAGGTAAGAGGTATGTATACATAAATATGCTCCAATTCTACTTTCGTCCCCAATTTGTCTTCCAGCACTTCTATGGCATGCCCCACTACCCACTTTTGTACGCTTGGAAGTTGAAGGGACAAGCTGATCAAAACCAATAAAACGCCTATGCTGCCAGTTGCCCAGAGCAAGGATTTTAGTATAGTTTTGAAAGTTTTATAGAAGCGTGCTTGCATAATTTTTTTTATACATTCAACATGAGTAGCAGATTCTTGGTGTTTAGCTGGTTTTCTAAAGTTTGGTTGGGTTTACTTTAAGTAAAGTTTGTGAACCAACCTACAAATGTCATAATGGAAACACTGTTCTGCATAAATATGTTTTTTTGTCAGGAAAGTCTGGGGTTTTGTTTGGTAATATATCTTGGTTTGGACTTATCGCTAATGTTTTTTCTTTTTTTAGTATAATTTTCTTCTCCTATTGAACTATAAATCACTTGTATTTTCGTTAGGTATTTATAACTTCGAAAATGCTTGGCTTTAACCATTGTAAAGTTGAGCTTTTTATACTATTTCTTCCGGCTATTGAACAAAAATAATTGGGACTAACAAATTTAGTATTCTAATACAGGACTGGTCTCTGTTAAATTAACTAACATTGTATTGAAAACCAGTGGTTTTCAGACTGATTTTGTTCCTATATAAAGGAATAAGTTACCCTAGTAAGGTTAGCGGTTTAAGCTTATTGAACAAAGTATTGTTTGATTGTATTAAAAACAGCTAAACTAGGAAGGTCTATTTTATTCAAATGATATAAATGTACTTTTTTTAGATTATCCTCTTGTAAATCACTAAATTTTTATAACTTTTCCATATGAATTTGCCCCAAGAGCCAAGGATATTATATGTTGATGATGAAATTGAAAACCTAGACGGTTTCAGTATCACATTTCTGCCTTATTATGAGGTGCTTACTTCTACCTCTGCAAAAGACGGTCTAAAGCTATTGACTGATGCCCTAAAGGATGATGAGCCTATTTCAGTGGTGATTTCAGATCAACGTATGCCTGAGATGGATGGCATTGACTTTTTTAAAGAAGTAAGTGATATAGCTCCTGATGCTATCAAAATTTTGCTTACAGGCTACAGCGACTTTGAGGTAATAACCCAGGCGATTAATGCGGTTAGCGTTTACAAATACATTACAAAACCTTGGGATAAAGATGAGCTGAAAGAGACGATAGACAAGGCAATAGAGCTCTACAGGCTAAGGCGAGAAAACAACGAATTGCTTACCGAGCTGAAAGGTGTTAATAATGAACTTGGTAAGTCAAATAACCAGTTGAAAAGTGCATTGAAAGAACTAGAATTTTTTATATATAATACTTCTCACAATTTCAGGCAACCATTGCTGTCTATCAAAGGGCTTATCACCCTTTCCGAAATGGAAAATGATCCCTCAGTTTTGCAAGAACACTACAAGATGATAGGCCAGATCATAGATGAGTATGATTTCTTTTTGCAGAATGTGCCTGAACTGTTGAAAAAAACCTCGGTAGAGCTGGAAAGTAAAGAAATTGATTTTTCGGGTATGATAAAAGCAAACTTGGGTAACCATACCTACCTTCAGTTTTATAAAGAGACGAAAGTAGAAGTAGAGGTGTTGAACAGCGATGTTCCTTTTTATTCTGATGAAAAACGCCTGAAGGTTCTGATCAATAACCTGATATCAAATGCAATCAAATTTCAGCATCCGGGCAGGGCAGAAAAAAAGGTGAACGTGAGGATAGTGAAAGAAAAGGATAGCGTAGATATCAAAATAGAGGATAATGGTATAGGTATTATGCCCTCGCAACAGCAGATGATCTTTAATATGTTTTTTAGGGGATCGGAGGCGCATCGAGGATCGGGCTTGGGGCTCTACCTCGTGAAACAAATAGCGGAAGTGATGCAAGGGACAATAGAGGTAAGCTCAGAAAAAGATAACTTTACTTGTTTTCATCTTACCATACCTAATTTGCAACCCTCTTCCTGACCGCTTATCAAATTTCCTTAACTGCGGATCAAACAAAGCGTTAATTTCAATAACTATTTAGATCGGGAATTTCCCAACTAGTGAGTACAAGGACAGTTGCCTAGTACGGGATTTTTGTACCTAACGCTTAACAAGATGTTTGAAAAAGGAACTGCGCATGTTTGGAAAAAAGGAGATTTCCTTGGAAATTGCATAAGAAATATGGCACATCAGAATAATACGAACGCATCCATTATGAATGACCTGCAAAATCAGGGTGAAAGTCAAAAGCCGGGAAAAGGGAGTTTTGGGTTACCAAGGCTAAGGGAAAAAGTGATAAATGCTTTGAGTGAGGCTTTTGTGGCAAATAACCTCGATGAACATGATTATGAAACCAGACTGCAAGCAGCGCATAATGCCAAAAGCATTGATGACCTTTCTTTGGTAGTACATGATTTTCCTAATCGCGATCAGCTCATAGAAAGGAGGGCGCAGCGCCAACAAGCAGTACCTCCTCCAAGGAGACATTTTCAACATGCCCGTCCTGCTCATTCATACAACGCTTACGAAACCAAAGATTTACGCTTTTCCCTGATAGGAGATTGTAAGATTTCCTTGAGAGAGCTACGCTTCAATGATATCCAGCTTTATAACCTAATAGGCGATACGGTAATTGACCTTACAGAAGTAGAAGACGGTCACGAAACGATAGAGGCAGAGGTTTACAATGCCATTGGTGATACGAAAATATATGTGCCAGCTGGCACGAACGTGATCAATAGTTGCATCACGGTAATTGGCGAATACAAAGAGCGCCATAAAGGAGATTCAGTTTGGAGTTGGCTTAATGGCAAGAACAAAAGCCAACTGCCTCCGCCCGAACCTCGGGACATCACCGTGGTGCTGAGAGGCTTCAAATTGATAGGAGATATTAAAGTGGTCTATTATTGAACCATTTTTTGCGCATTGCTATTTCAAGATTGTTTTGCGCCCATAAAGTATAGGTTTTGCCCTCTTTCCCTTGGGAAAAAGAGGGCATTTCTTTTTTAGGAAGAGTATGCTTCTTAATTTAGGCTTCTTTTAAAAGAAACTGAAACCAACGAAACAATATCCTCTTCAGACCTATGAAAACTAACACTGTATCTGGTCAGTTTGTTGACCTCAATTCCCGTGAGATTTACCCTGCCGAAGTACATATAGCCGAAGGAAAAATTAAATCCGTTACCAAAGTGGAATCTGCTGCCGAGCAGTTCATCATTCCAGGTTTTGTTGATGCACATGTACATATTGAAAGCTCTATGCTTACGCCGAGCGAATTTGCCCGCCTTGCGGTAGTCCATGGCACGGTCGCTACGGTTTCCGATCCGCACGAGATAGCGAATGTGCTAGGGCTAAAAGGAGTGGAGTTTATGATAGAAAACGGCTCTAAAGTTCCTTTAAAGTTCAACTTTGGTGCGCCTAGCTGTGTGCCTGCTACCATTTTTGAAACCGCTGGCGCGGAAATAGATGCAGAAGGAGTGAGGGAGCTACTTGAAAAAGACGAAGTGAAATATTTGGCTGAAATGATGAACTGGCCAGGTGTGCTTCATCAAGACCCTATGGTGATGGAGAAAATTAAAATAGCTCATGACCTAGGAAAACCAGTTGACGGACATGCGCCAGGGCTCAAAGGCGAGCAGGCAAAGCAATATGCCTCGGTCGGGATTTCTACAGATCACGAATGCTTTACCAAGGAGGAAGCTTTGGATAAGCTGGCTGCGGGCATGAAAATATTGATTCGAGAAGGGAGCGCTGCCAAAAACTTTGAAGCACTCATCGACCTGATGGGCGAGCATGCAGATAAATTGATGTTTTGTTCCGATGATAAACATCCCGATGAATTGGCGGAAGGGCATATCAATCAGTTGTGTGCGCGGGCAGTAGCCAAAGGATTCGACGTGTTCGACGTGTTGATTGCTGCTTGCGAAAACCCGGTGAAGCATTACAAACTTGATGTGGGTTTGCTTAAAGAAGGGGATGCTGCTGATTTTGTGTTAGTAGAAGACTTAAAAAATTTCCACGTAATAAACACCTATATAAATGGGGAATTGGTAGCAGAAAATGGCTATGCAAATTTTGGTTCGGTAGAGGCAA
It encodes:
- a CDS encoding translocation/assembly module TamB domain-containing protein → MQARFYKTFKTILKSLLWATGSIGVLLVLISLSLQLPSVQKWVVGHAIEVLEDKLGTKVELEHIYVYIPLTLELEGLYIEDTAGDTLLQVSLLETKVDARSLLNNSIQIEHLWLYDATIKMNRNKVDSLFNFNFILDAFASGEAKPVETENSSPPEPWHLQASQISLKNIRYHYLDEVAAFETGIDVGQLDLSIPKFDFSPMYIKIDAFSLANTQGFFTLMPTDSLSAELAEIEADTSASTFELIVEAENLSMKDIAYKVHLKELALDVLSSVGEMEVDEGTFNMAKQQIELNEVNLTRTGSEVVFGKKATTQTSIATDLPNEKQEEPDTSAGWTVAINTTSTEDISFGMKDQNHPTLPSGFDLSHMSIREIALEAEDIYYSASNMYGKVLNLSGKEKSGLRLSTFKGDVQMVDTAIYINDFELITPNSKFGRQIQLSYPSLDEIASSPEKLHFLFDLDENYLGAKDISYFQHFLPKLPMELSDLGKISVDIKANGFLSGFTFDTLHISAFDSTLLSMKGSVKGLPTIEKTTFDIAIGGLKTTISDLLQVIPDSLLPEGQPIPNRFNLHGGFTGEINDFLTDFELISDVGLIKGNLRVFDSLNTGKRWHEGDFAIVDLDAGYLAQNEDLGLVSMKGSLDLWEDTLDVFNAYGDLLVQEATYKNYLYKDLKLEGSFEPYRFLGKIELHDPNLDFVFDGEVDRRDTLNGIYDFDFDLKYVDFLALKLFQSPLKFTGDFSADLQGSELYNIGGVFKAENLEFANRQHRYFIDSMVMYATQQIDTTDIQFYADFAHANLNGNINIGNIARSAINQLKYYFGDSTELDSTLQDTRFEYEFVLEDPTLLSNFFVSEIDEIEPSIFKGKFDNKKNKIEASLFIPKLVYSDISLDTISLDIVSDAKKLQFHTGLKRATSEVIELNNPAFFGVLANDSLFVNLTIDDQEEDPSFKLSGFVTTEPSNNLKFHLQEKEVVINGSTWRVAPDNYLLIADSIYYTHNFKIGNGISSFGLTDNDSLGKAGWLQAQLKELDLRDFSVLFEKDKPLFSGIVDASFELDEKAETQKIKLAINDLGFRGNEVANLIANAQVSTEKLELDAELFGHHQNDVSLKGSYLLEETDGETLNFTAKVNRLSLKTIEPFLLDRVTNMDGWVEGGLQLSGNAENPLFAGNINFKENKLTLERFNSSFQIPSSHIDFSNKKISFNNFTILDSNKEPLKLKGDLYVDNDGFYQTKLDIESSKFMVMNTNEETTQDNFHGKLFIGNKTLLRGPLHSLAVNTVLQLQKGTELYYTYQEDEESFAVNQEMIEFVDMSADSTARLIFTDSAKTDKVDFFGIDLTANISIDRNTFVSVIIDPIAGDHLDLKGGGELVYSLEPTGNSTLSGIYEIEEGQYSMTFYKLVNRDFVIEKGSKMSWSGDVLKAKADINAVYNTKAYPLGLVSSMMYISPEESKKYNRILPFKVYLRFNGELLDPELSFDIVLPSEYQEAMSGTVYSSLQNLRNDESALNKQVFALLIMNSFMSESPGANVGSEMVSVNAKNSVSRLLSSQLNQLSDKYIKGVNLNFEMQSYENSVGGKKETRTDLEMNLSKAFFNNRLEVEVGSNFVLEGTSNASTSGSANHFAGNIDMKYDLAEDGRYKLRAYKKNENEDIIEGEYVATGISFIFTKSFDFWKDIFKKEKKEKEPKTK
- a CDS encoding hybrid sensor histidine kinase/response regulator, translating into MNLPQEPRILYVDDEIENLDGFSITFLPYYEVLTSTSAKDGLKLLTDALKDDEPISVVISDQRMPEMDGIDFFKEVSDIAPDAIKILLTGYSDFEVITQAINAVSVYKYITKPWDKDELKETIDKAIELYRLRRENNELLTELKGVNNELGKSNNQLKSALKELEFFIYNTSHNFRQPLLSIKGLITLSEMENDPSVLQEHYKMIGQIIDEYDFFLQNVPELLKKTSVELESKEIDFSGMIKANLGNHTYLQFYKETKVEVEVLNSDVPFYSDEKRLKVLINNLISNAIKFQHPGRAEKKVNVRIVKEKDSVDIKIEDNGIGIMPSQQQMIFNMFFRGSEAHRGSGLGLYLVKQIAEVMQGTIEVSSEKDNFTCFHLTIPNLQPSS
- a CDS encoding LiaF-related protein yields the protein MFEKGTAHVWKKGDFLGNCIRNMAHQNNTNASIMNDLQNQGESQKPGKGSFGLPRLREKVINALSEAFVANNLDEHDYETRLQAAHNAKSIDDLSLVVHDFPNRDQLIERRAQRQQAVPPPRRHFQHARPAHSYNAYETKDLRFSLIGDCKISLRELRFNDIQLYNLIGDTVIDLTEVEDGHETIEAEVYNAIGDTKIYVPAGTNVINSCITVIGEYKERHKGDSVWSWLNGKNKSQLPPPEPRDITVVLRGFKLIGDIKVVYY
- the ade gene encoding adenine deaminase, with the protein product MKTNTVSGQFVDLNSREIYPAEVHIAEGKIKSVTKVESAAEQFIIPGFVDAHVHIESSMLTPSEFARLAVVHGTVATVSDPHEIANVLGLKGVEFMIENGSKVPLKFNFGAPSCVPATIFETAGAEIDAEGVRELLEKDEVKYLAEMMNWPGVLHQDPMVMEKIKIAHDLGKPVDGHAPGLKGEQAKQYASVGISTDHECFTKEEALDKLAAGMKILIREGSAAKNFEALIDLMGEHADKLMFCSDDKHPDELAEGHINQLCARAVAKGFDVFDVLIAACENPVKHYKLDVGLLKEGDAADFVLVEDLKNFHVINTYINGELVAENGYANFGSVEAKEINQFDAVPTEPADFVINKTSEELRVIEVLDGELITKKIIAEGKEVEGKLVADTESDLLKIAVLNRYSPSKPAVAFIKNFGLKTGAIASSVAHDSHNIIAVGTSDEALSEVINLLIEQKGGVAAWTDTVYKLLPLPIAGLLTNADGLEVAEAYASIDLMAKEMGSKLRAPFMSLSFMALLVIPAIKLSDKGLFDAEKFEFIDVNV